The Penaeus vannamei isolate JL-2024 chromosome 23, ASM4276789v1, whole genome shotgun sequence DNA window tataCCCACACGTATCGCATCTCATctgtcttttcccttccccttcctttccatgcCTGAACCTCCCAACGTCTACGCCTTTTTCTTGCGCTTTCTCAAGATGCTCGACGCCTcccctctccgtttccttttcGTTGGAAtaactctttattttctctcgtctctcgcccttTATCGCGCGTTGCCCGACGTCCGTTATGTGTATGCGACGCTTCACGTTTTATGCATCGGTGTGTGGTGTACTCGTTCCTTTCTTACTggcgtgttctttttttcttcttctccgccgccgccggagggagagagagagaaagggagagagggagagaaggggagagaaggggagagaaggggagagagggagagagagagagcgagagaaaggggagagagagagagagagagagagaaaggggagagagagagagagagaaaggggagagagagagagagagaaaggggagtatatatatgtagtagatatatatatatgtatatatatatatatatatgtatatatatatatatatatgtttatatatatatatatatgtatatatatatatataaagtttatataatatatagaaagggggagatgagagagagagagaaggggagaaagggggagagagagagaaagacagaaagggggagcagcagagagagagagagagggggagagcaagagagagagagagagagaaaaggggagcaagagagagagagaaaaggggagagagagagagagagaaaggggagagagagagagagagaagaaaaagggagaagagagagagagaaagggggagaggaagagagagagagagagaaagggggagagagagagagagaaagggggagagagagaagaagagagaaagggggagagaaagagagagagagagaaagggagagagagagagagagagagaaagggggagagagagagagagagaaaggggagagagagagagagagaaaagggggagagagagagagagaaaggggagagagagagagagagaaagggggagagagagagagagagaaaggggagagagagagagagaaaggggagaagaagagagaagagagaaagggggagagagagagagagagagaaggggagtaggagagagagacagagagagaaggggaagagagagagagagagagagagagagagagagagagagagagagagagagagaagagagagagagagagagagagagagagagagagagagaggggagagagagagagagagaagggggggcaagaggaagagagcgagagataagggggggggagagagagaaggggagaaagagagagagagagggagagagagagagagagagagagagagagagagagagagagagagagagagagagagagagagagagagagagagagagagagagagagagagagagagagagagagagagagagagagagcaagaaccaATAAAGGCGAATCCAACATCACAAGTGATCTGGATCCGAAACGCCTTCATTTGGCCCGAAATTGTGTTTTGTAATGTGGCAGTTTTATTCGTCATCCTTGTGTTTCCGCTCTTTTCGTAAAGATggttatgaaagaaaaaaaaagacacacgcacacacacacacacacgcacacccgcacacacacacacacacacacacacacacacacacacacatatatatatatatatatatatatatatatatatatatatatatatatatatgtgtgtgcgtgtgtgtgtgtgtgtgtgtgtgtgtgtgtgtgaaatgaagtAAAATGTCAACAGGTAAGATGAAAAccgatattttattttcattgtgatgATGTAATCTACATTAGAGTTTGGAAAAAATATCTGGATACCTTTATGCAGTTATATTTCCCAGGAATCACTCAGTTGTATctctttgtatttattgtttcgAAGTACGTTAGTATCATGTCTTCTGCGTCGGGACTGTTGTATCCTCTGTGTGAACATAAACATTGATGGGTATTTGCGTCTTCATTTAGTTCCTGTTACTGTAACGCTTTATCTTTCCCCTGTGTCCGTGCTGTTGGATGCTGTGGTACTCTTGCTGCATGCCCTGTCTCTGGGATTCTGAGTTTCTAAGTGTATCCCGTTTTGTATATCTCGTTTTCTACTTACAATCGCCTTGAAATTGGCTTGTACTCATCTTATCATCTACTTACAGCCACATCTCCAGGTACTTAGACTCGTCTCGCCTTCTACTTACAGCCATAGTACCAGCTACTTAGACTGATCTTGCAATCTGCTTACAGTAACCTCGTGTACTTAGGCTTATATTGCCATCTACTTACAGATAcagtaatatctatatatacacgcatctcGCCATGGACTTCCACGCACCTTCCCTTCTTATGACTTTCTCAATCTTTTTACTTACGCTGGCCTCGCTGTGTACTTACACTCACTTCTCCTGTTTCGTAacactttcttgtttgtttgctaatcgtactgtttttgttgtcgttttgtttTGAATCTCCTTTGTGGCAATTAAAGAAGAGGCGAGAGTGAGAAGGAATGAGTTTACAGCGAATTATGATCGGCTCGTCTCGGTTTACATCTTCATCCGAAGTCCGTAAAAGTAGTGTAATGTAGAAACATCTCAGTGACATCTTAGAAGATTGTCCAtatgacagaaaaaatatatataataataataataaagataaataaatatagggcTTTGGTGTCAGGAAAAACAGGAGGGAAGTCAGCAACGAAGTTAGGAGTACAATATTGTCAGGCGTGGTCAGCAAAGATGGTAGGAGTGAACGAACTTAGTTATGGTATAGTAGTGAATTCGGAGAGGCGTCAGCAGTATGGGTGGGAATAGTCAACTCTGGTGGTAAAGAACGCAGTCAGTAGTCATCTCATAAGTGAAATCAGCAACATCTGGAGCGAAGTCAGCAACGACGTCAGGAGCGAAGTCAGGAGGCAGTGCAGTGACGGGCgccgctaccccctcccctccccctcaacccgtccccacccctcccccgctgcTCACTATTTGCAAGTTTGAACAAAAAAATCGATAGAGGGCCGCGCTGgacctcctcctcggcggcgTCTCTGCCTCCGCACCGACAGGACGCCGCGCCTCGGGGTCGTCTTCAGGGTCGCCTTCGGGGTCGCCTTCGGGGTCGCCTTCGGGGTCGTCTTTGGGGTCGTCTTTGGGGTCGTCATCGGGGTCGCCTTCGGGGTCGCCTTCGGGGTCGTCTTCGGGGTCGCCTTCGGGGTCGTCTTCGGGGTCGCCTTCGGGGTCGTCTCCGGGGTCGTCTTTGGGGTCGCCTTCGGGGTCGTCTTCGGGGTCGTCTTTGGGGTCGTCATCGAGGTCGCCTTCGGGGTCGCCTTCGGGGTCGTCTCCGGGGTCGTCTTCGGGGTCGTCTTCGGGGTCGTCTTCGGGGTCGCCTTCGGGGTCGTCCCCGTGGTCGTCTTCGGGGTCGTCTCCGGGGTCGCCTTCGGGGTCGTCTCCGGGGTTGTCTTCGGGGTCGCCTTCGGGGTCGTCTTCGGGGTCGTCTCCGGGGTCGCCTTCGGGGTCGTCTTCGGGGTCATCTCCGGGGTCGTCTCCGGGGTCGCCTTCGGGGTCGCCTTCGGGGTCGTCTTTGGGGTCACCTTCGGGGTCGTCATCGAGGTCGCCTTCGGGGTCGCCTTCGGGGTCGTCTTTGGGGTCGCCTTCGGGGTCGCCTTCGGGGTCGTCTCCGGGGTCGTCTTCGGGGTCGCCTTCGGGGTCGTCTTTGGGGTCGTCTTTGGGGTTGTCTTTGGGGTCGTCTTCGGGGTCGCCTTCGGGGTCGTCTTCGGGGTCGCCTTCGGGGTCGTCTCCGTGGTCGCCTTCGGGGTCGCCTTCGGGGTCGTCTCCGGGGTCGCCTTCGGGGTCGTCTTTGGGGTCGCCTTCGGGGTCGCCTTCGGGGTCGTCTTCGGGGTCGTCTCCGTGGTCGTCGTCTTCCCCAGCCCTGGACGGCCTCCCTCGCGCAGGAGACCCGGGCTGGCTACTAAGttgggtggggttgtgggtggcGTTGGGTGGGTTGATTTAGGGTGGGGAGGTTGAGGGTTGGTTGTCGGGGTTGACTCTTTTTCTGGttgattcttgttttattttatttattatttattttttcttttcttttttcttttctgtcatttttttatttttttctttctttctttattgatttgttgttgtttggatttgttttttttttttgtgattctttgGTTGTGTCTGGAGAAATTTTTTACGTAAGCTTGCCACAATATTTGTTGTCGTATAGAAGGAAATATTTTTATAAcggaatatttttctcttttttattgaagAAAATCCGAGGAagataaacaatttttttttttttttttacattttgaaccTTTATAGGCCTatgcgttttttttattcatgaatttgtatgtgtgagaaagaaagaaagaaagaaaaaaaagtgaaatgaggGAGAATTCTCCTTTGTATAGCTGAGTGGGCGTGACTCTGGGGTGATCATTACGTATGCAAATGAGGGAACAAAATAAAGAATCAACAAGAAAAGTCGTATTGGGTGTTGTCGGCGGCGTCGACATTTTTGTGcatgttgtatttgtttgttttactttctctttgtttgtgctTGTCGGGGTTGTGATCTGTTTGTCACCTTTTTTCCACTTATAGTTGACTTTCTGAAGAAGAATTGCATTTAAATTCGTATTTGTGGAATTTGTGGTCgtcggtgatatatatatatatatatatatatatatatatatatatatatatatatatatatatatatatatatatatatacatatatacatatatatatatacatatatatatatatatatttatatatatatatttatatatatatttatatatatatatatatatatatatatatatatatatatatataatatatatatatatatatatatatatatatatatatatatatatatatatgttatatatatatatacacacatatatacatatatatatatatatatgtatgtatatagatatatatatacatatatatatatgtatatatgtatatatgtatatatatatgtatatatatatatatatatatatatatatatgtatgtatatatataagtatatatataactgtgtatatatttatatatgtatgtatatatatatatgtatatatattatatataaatttatatatttatatatatatatatatatatatatatatatgtatatatatgtatatatatatatatgtatatatatatgtatatatatgtatatatgtatatatatatgtatatatatatatatgtatatatatatatatatatatatatatgtatatatatatatatgtatatatatatgtatatatatatatatgtatatatatatgtatatatatatatatatgtatatatatatgtatatatatatatgtatatatatatgtatatatatatatgtgtatatatatatgtatatatatatatatatgtatatatatatatgtatatatatatatgtatatatatatatatatatatatatatgtatatatatgtatatatatatatatatatatgtatatatatatatatatatatatatatatatgtatatatatatatatatatatatatatatatatatatatatatatatatatatatatatatatgtatgtatatatgtatgtacgtatgtatggaaTGGAATAATGTACTATCGCATTAATGTGATGGATAAATGACTCACCCTCTCCGACCAAGATTCGAGCCTGGGTCCTTGCAGACGCTCCAGCCAACGGAGCTACATGGTtcactgttttgttgttgttagtgttattactgCTCTTGTTAGTGTTATTTCATTTTTGATAGTTGTTGTTAGATACTATTATATTTTGACTGATAATGTTagatctgttatatatatatatatatatatatatatatatatatatatatatatatatatatatatatatatatatatatatatatatatatatatatatatatatatatatatatatatatatatatatatatatattaaataatgagATCCAATCCTGATACTTTTTTTTCGTAATCGTCCTTTTCCTTTAGATGTTTTGGCAATCCGCCATTTCCTTTTTATCCGGTCCGGGTTTTCCGGTTTATCATCACTCTCCTTCTGTCATTCTTCCCGGTTATCGTGTCATTTCATTCCCTCTTTATTGTCTTTGCTTCTTAGAAGTTtgagacagtttttttttctcatcctcccctctcgttctctctctctctctcactctctctctctctctctctctctctctctctctctctctctctctctctctctctctctctctctctctctcttctctctctctcgtgcgtggTGAAGGTCAAACTTtggcttttatatttttttctttttcattattcttagtcTTGGACGAAGTTGGCTTCtattttacttcttatttttctcctccatctcccctctctctccctcttcacacacacacacacacacacacacacacacacacacacacacacacacacacacacacacacacacacacacacacacacacacacacacacacacacacacacacacacgaggagagggaggagagaagggttagTAAGAGttgaagatgaaaggaaagagaaataagagaaaaagaaggaaggaaaaagagagagagagagagagagagagagagagagagagagagagagagagagagagagagagagagagagagagagagagagagtagagagagagagagagtgagagagagagagagagagagagagagagagagagagaggagagagagagagagagagagagagagagagagagaaggtaaatacCCTTGAGTGATTGGTAAACTTGCCTCTCTTTTTATCCTATACTTATCTTCggtccttcctttttatctttcttctctcagcATTCTCTAGCTTGtcatctccccatttctctctctctctctctctctctctctctctctctctctttctttctttctttctttctttctttctttctttctttctttctttctctctctctctctcatattttctctctctctctctctctctctctctctcttcctttctttttctctctttctctttctttctttcttccgttctttctttctttctctctctctttctttctctctctctctctctctctctctctctctctctctctctctctctctctctctctccctctccccctctccctcctccctccctccctctccctccttccctccctccctccctccctccctccctccctccctccctccctccctccctccctctctccctcccccctccctccctccctttctctccaccctccctccctccctccctccctccctccctccccacacgcaAGAAATCAAGTGAAATTGTTACAGCGTTTATCTTGTCTGTAAAGTTACCTCACCTCTTATCTTATCTCAGTTCTTGCCTGCTTTCGCTTGACACTTGTCTGTTTTCAGGTGTTTTCGTCGCTTTTTATATTCCTGTTGCGTGACAAGTTTATCTTGGAAGTAAAATGATTCccctgttgaaaaaaaaaaaaaaaaaaagtttgtgtgattttttttttatttatttatttattttttatttttttgcctcatcctctctctctctttctctctctctctctctctctgtctctctctctctctctctctctctctctctctctctctctctctctttctctctctctctatctctatctctctctttttttctctctctctttctctttttatctctctcgtttttctctttctctttctctctctctctctctctctctctctctttctttctgtctgcctctctctctctctctctctctctctctctctctctctctctctctctctttctctctctctctctacttggaATAGATTCtacaaaaatgagaagaaattgataaacaaataataatatttatttaataagATTCCCACACTAAATAGCaggtatttgtttttatcttcactGCTCGTTGATTACGTTGAAATTTATATACAATGGTTGTTCGAGTTGATGAATATATTTGACGTTTTTATGCATTAATCCACATCCATTTTTTCAGGCAACTTGATGGCTtgaaatccatccatccatccatctcgcAACTTTAATTTACCGGTGTGTTTCGCCTGGCCGCTTGATTTGCATATTCAGCCATCTGTCCGTCTGGCCATTCGTCTGTGTATAGAACTACCCATCCAAccgtccatccacccactcacagaTCTGTCCAGtccactcacccacccttccatccacccactcatttaGGGACCcacccaatcactcactcacccttccattcatccttttatctatttatatctatctgtccatccatccatccacccatccacttatatatatctctgttcatccatctatatatctatccatctatctatttatttatctatccatccatccatgtatatAACTACCCATCCAACCATACATCCACCCACTCACAGATCTGTCcaatccactcacccacccttccttccatccatccttccgtccgtccgtccatctatccatttatctatctatatctctatccatccatccatccatttatctatctatatctctatccatccatccatccatttatctatctatatctctatccatccatccatccatttatctatctatatctctatccatctatccatccatttatctatctatatctctatccatccatccattcatccatccatccattttcgGTGCTGGATCTGactttgtctctccatctctcccccagaTACAATTGCTGGAGAGTCTGCCGACGCACACCATCAAAGGTCAGTAAAACGCCGTCTGTTCTGTCCTTACTGCATCCTTCGGCAGATGGACTGGGGTTGGAATAGGTCATTTTCCaacgattttattatttttgtatattttttatatgtttatattatgtatttattgatttttgtcttattttatatatgtatttttaggaTGTGTGTACTACTCTTACTGTCTTGGTTTTGCGGATGAAAAGGGCATAGGAGCCTCAGTGGCTGGGTGGGGAGTGGCTGAGGGAGTGAGCTCTTCGTAAATCATGACGGCGTAAATATTCGTCGGCTTATTTAGATGATCATTAACGTTGTAGGTTGATCGCTGACTTCGTAAATGGTCGTTGACATGTTAGATTGATCGTCGACTTCATACATGTTTCATTGACTTGTTAGATTGATCGTCGACTTCGTAAATGGTCGTTGACTTCGTAGATTGATCGTCGACTTCGTAAATGGCCATTGACTTATTAGATTGATCGTCGACTTCGTAAATGGTCGTTGACTTCGTAGATTGATCGTCGACTTCGTAAATGGCCATTGACTTGTTAGATTGATCGTCGACTTCGTAAATGGTCGTTGACTTGTTAGATTGATCGTCGACTTCGTAAATGGTCGTTGACTTCGTAGATTGATCGTCGACTTCGTAAATGGCCATTGACTTGTTAGATTGATCGTCGACTTCGTAAATGGTCGTTGACTTTGTAGATTGATCGTCGACTTCGTAAATGGTCGTTGACTTCGTAGATTGATCGTCGACTTCGTAAATGTTTCATTGACTTGTTAGATTGATCGTCGACTGCAATGTCGTGCTGACTTTAGTAGATTGATCGTCGACTTCGTAAATGGTCGTTGACTTCGTAGATTGATCGTCGACTTCGTAAATGGTCGTTGACTTCGTAGATTGATCGTCGACTTCGTAAATGGTCGTTGACTTCGTAGATTGATCGTCGACTTCGTAAATGTTTCATTGACTTGTTAGATTGATCGTCGACTTCGTAAATGGTCGTTGACTTTGTAGATTGATCGTCGACTTCGTAAATGGTCGTTGACTTCGTAGATTGATCGTCGACTTCGTAAATGGCCATTGACTTCGTAGATTGATATTTGACTTCTTAAATTTTCATTGACTTCGTAGATTGATCGTCGACTTCGTAAAGGATCGTTGAATTCGTGAATGGATCGTTGGCTTCTTAAATTATCGTTGACTTCGTAAGTGATAATCAACTTCGTAAATGGTCCTTGGCTTCTTAAATAAAAGTTGACTTCGTAATTGGATCGCTGGCTTCTTAAATTATCGTCGAATTCATAAATGGATCGTTGGATTTTTAAATAATCGTTGACTTCGTAAATGATCGTTTATTTCGTAAATGGTCGTTGGCGTCTTAAATAAAAATTGACTTCGTAAGTGATCGTTCATTTCGTAAATCACCGGCAGCGTAAATGAGCAAAGAGTGTATAAAAACCCCAACAACATACGCGAGGGAGTAAATCcagcccacgccccctccccctccccctcccattaatGACCGTAATTCTCAGGTaaatcctctcccccccacccccaccccaccccctctccaaccGGGACGCGAGAGTCCGTATCATGGAGAAGCAGTATTCATACCCTCGTGTCAGATGCTCTCGTCCCGGTACCGCTGTTGCCGATCTGCCGCTCATCACCCCCGCGAAGTCCGCAGTCGAATGCTTGTAAAATACACGCGCGGGGTTTCCAAATATAGATTCCGCGTCTGCTTTTTAACGGGTGAGGGTTGTCATTTTGTGCAGGTAGGTCGTTGTGGAAGcggcgtccgtgtgtgtgtgtgtgtgtgtgtgtgtgtgtgtgtgtgtgtgtgtgtgtgtgtgtgtgtgtgtgtgtgtgtgtgtgtgtgtgtgtgtgtgtgtgtgtgtgtgtgtgtgtcttagttatTGGTTTTCAAGCCCAGATAAGCGTAGGTGTTATGGTACCGTCaacttgtataaaaaaaaaaggagagagagagagagaaataacagtcGCCATAACGCCTACGTGTTTCCCCGGCGGCGGCCATCATGGGAgacggatgggagggggggggggggagtgagactCGTCGGCCGCTTTATTCAGATGATTCCCGAAGCTCCGTGACCGCCATGTTGAAatatctgattttcttttttctgctattCTCTTGTGTTAATCAATGAACCGAATTCCGAGAAGCCTCCtgtgttttttggttttgcttctttttattgtttactgttactgttagtatcatttttaacgttttcattattcttatcgttattatcactagtattgtcaatatgttggtattgttgtgtctattatcattgtcattggtattattatatttttgatgttactatcatcacctattttatctgtatttttttaaagaaagccAGGGGCCATGTTTCTatatttggggggtgggggtcggggtggggtagggggagggggcaggagcaGAACCACAAAATCTCTCTATTCTTATAAAGTCAACCCTCGTGGGATGCTCATGCTGATAGATGCAAATTCATGATtgacgtcgttttttttttcaaagcattTGTACCCAACGACGCAATCGAGATAAACGTATATCTTGCGTATGTACTTTacctcgacctccccctccccccacccgcccacctccctctattatctcacgcacgcacgcacacacatgcacgaaatttaaaaaaaagaaaaaaaaagagaaaaaaaaatctatcatacACGCACGGaattaaaaaaagggagaaaaagaaaaaaaaaatctatctcccACGGAcacgaaatgaataaataaatatatataaaaagataagttaaaaaaaaaaaagaatccatgGGTACTTCTTGAGAGAGCGCGCGTGCAAGGCAACTTTAACGGCTTAACTAGTTTAAAAGTCGATAGCGTCGTGTCCCCCGCGCGCGCTTTCTTCCTTTCGCCGATgcggttttgttttctcttctctcttcgttgctGCGCgcgcttttttaaatttttaaaagttCTTTGGTTTTGgaatgtggtggtgatgttgagggGAATGGTAGGGATAATGATGTGGtgatgttgattttctttttcttttttttttttctcttttgttttgttg harbors:
- the LOC138866033 gene encoding protein TsetseEP-like, yielding MIYEELTPSATPHPATEAPMPFSSAKPRHSQPGSPARGRPSRAGEDDDHGDDPEDDPEGDPEGDPKDDPEGDPGDDPEGDPEGDHGDDPEGDPEDDPEGDPEDDPKDNPKDDPKDDPEGDPEDDPGDDPEGDPEGDPKDDPEGDPEGDLDDDPEGDPKDDPEGDPEGDPGDDPGDDPEDDPEGDPGDDPEDDPEGDPEDNPGDDPEGDPGDDPEDDHGDDPEGDPEDDPEDDPEDDPGDDPEGDPEGDLDDDPKDDPEDDPEGDPKDDPGDDPEGDPEDDPEGDPEDDPEGDPEGDPDDDPKDDPKDDPEGDPEGDPEGDPEDDPEARRPVGAEAETPPRRRVDYSHPYC